In the genome of Candoia aspera isolate rCanAsp1 chromosome 1, rCanAsp1.hap2, whole genome shotgun sequence, one region contains:
- the ACYP1 gene encoding acylphosphatase-1 isoform X1 — translation MQSLEAARGTLSLQVWHLPLLSYLTAILLLVQAPPTMAEGGGLVSVDYEVFGKVQGVFFRKHTQAQGKKLGVVGWVQNTNYGTVQGQIQGPLVKVRHLQEWLQKTGSPKSRIDRAEFRNEKKIAHLEHSDFCIIK, via the exons ATTGTCCCTGCAGGTATGGCACCTGCCTCTCCTTTCGTATCTGACTGCAATTCTGCTTTTGGTCCAGGCACCCCCGACCATGGCTGAGGGAGGCGGCCTCGTTTCGGTGGACTATGAGGTGTTTGGGAAAGTGCAAGGGGTGTTTTTCCGCAAACATACCCAG GCACAAGGAAAAAAGTTGGGTGTAGTTGGCTGGGTCCAGAATACTAATTATGGCACTGTGCAAGGACAAATCCAAGGCCCTCTTGTCAAAGTGCGACACCTTCAGGAATGGCTTCAGAAAACAGGAAGTCCCAAGTCTCGCATTGACAGAGCTGAATTCCgcaatgaaaagaaaattgctCATTTAGAGCATAGTGACTTTTGCATAATCAAATAA
- the ACYP1 gene encoding acylphosphatase-1 isoform X2, whose product MAEGGGLVSVDYEVFGKVQGVFFRKHTQAQGKKLGVVGWVQNTNYGTVQGQIQGPLVKVRHLQEWLQKTGSPKSRIDRAEFRNEKKIAHLEHSDFCIIK is encoded by the exons ATGGCTGAGGGAGGCGGCCTCGTTTCGGTGGACTATGAGGTGTTTGGGAAAGTGCAAGGGGTGTTTTTCCGCAAACATACCCAG GCACAAGGAAAAAAGTTGGGTGTAGTTGGCTGGGTCCAGAATACTAATTATGGCACTGTGCAAGGACAAATCCAAGGCCCTCTTGTCAAAGTGCGACACCTTCAGGAATGGCTTCAGAAAACAGGAAGTCCCAAGTCTCGCATTGACAGAGCTGAATTCCgcaatgaaaagaaaattgctCATTTAGAGCATAGTGACTTTTGCATAATCAAATAA